In Drosophila gunungcola strain Sukarami chromosome 2R unlocalized genomic scaffold, Dgunungcola_SK_2 000020F, whole genome shotgun sequence, a single window of DNA contains:
- the LOC128256476 gene encoding solute carrier family 2, facilitated glucose transporter member 6, producing MDEQHRNLQQNYSEGSNGKQARIVSGLDRPLKTPPPGEQTRAVLRQVRAVILANIGVFSTGMTLAMPTATLHQLTDTTEPVHLSSSQVSWFASVNALSAPLGGLLSGFLLDRIGRKKSLIVLNVLTILAWILLATPSQSNSEAFFWQLIVSRFILGIGMGLASAPPGVYAAEISVPKTRGSLILGTSISVAGGITILYGIGYCIRDDFRLIALICCGYQLVALLCVLPLPESHCWLLAKKRVTEAKRSLNYFRGFDKSDEITHPQVLEEFQILQKSLQKRDAELKESFWRSLSQPEVYKPLVILMTLFAFQQLTGIFVVIVFAAQISWEAGIEIDPFMCALLIGLARLITTCPMGLVLELWGRRRAGIISTLGMSICMFLLAGHSRILCFQQFQYLPVVAIVGFIVLSTLGLYTLPFFMISELFPQRVRGPASGLTVAVGMFISFVVLKTYPNVKADWGLSTCFNFFAVMSVLALIFIYWALPETRRRTLLEIEEQFRSGRSRKPQSPADVEMKEVFVPKPEE from the exons ATGGATGAACAGCATCGGAACCTCCAGCAAAATTACAGCGAGGGCAGCAATGGAAAGCAGGCCAGGATCGTTTCGGGCTTGGATCGACCGTTGAAGACTCCTCCTCCTGGCGAACAGACGAGGGCAGTGTTGCGCCAGGTTCGCGCTGTCATCTTGGCCAACATAGGTGTCTTCTCGACGGGCATGACCCTGGCCATGCCCACTGCCACGCTGCATCAGCTGACGGACACCACGGAGCCAGTGCATCTGAGCAGCTCCCAGGTCTCCTGGTTCGCCTCGGTCAATGCTCTGTCGGCTCCGCTGGGCGGTTTGCTGTCCGGTTTCTTGCTCGACAGGATCGGACGGAAGAAGTCCCTGATCGTGCTCAATGTACTCACTATCCTTGCCTGGATTCTACTGGCCACTCCCAGCCAGAGCAACTCGGAAGCCTTCTTCTGGCAACTCATTGTATCTCGATTCATTCTGG GAATTGGCATGGGTTTGGCCAGTGCCCCGCCAGGAGTTTATGCAGCCGAAATCAGTGTGCCCAAGACGAGGGGTAGTCTGATCCTGGGCACATCCATTTCAGTGGCCGGTGGCATCACAATCCTCTACGGAATCGGCTACTGTATCCGCGACGACTTCCGACTGATTGCCCTGATCTGCTGTGGCTACCAGTTGGTGGCACTGCTCTGCGTCCTTCCACTTCCCGAAAGTCATTGCTGGTTGCTGGCCAAAAAACGGGTGACGGAGGCCAAGCGATCTCTCAACTACTTCCGAGGTTTCGATAAGTCGG ATGAAATCACCCATCCCCAGGTGCTGGAGGAGTTCCAGATTCTGCAGAAATCGCTGCAAAAGCGGGATGCCGAGTTGAAGGAGTCCTTCTGGCGAAGTCTTTCGCAACCGGAGGTCTACAAGCCACTGGTCATCCTGATGACTTTGTTCGCCTTCCAGCAGCTAACGGGCATCTTTGTGGTCATTGTGTTCGCAGCGCAAATTTCCTGGGAGGCGGGCATCGAAATAGATCCGTTCATGTGTGCCTTGCTCATTGGCTTGGCCCGCCTGATCACCACCTGTCCAATGGGACTTGTCCTCGAGTTGTGGGGTCGCCGAAGGGCGGGGATTATCTCGACCCTGGGCATGTCCATCTGCATGTTCCTTTTGGCCGGACACAGCCGAATCCTGTGCTTTCAGCAATTTCAGTATCTACCGGTGGTGGCCATTGTGGGCTTCATTGTGCTGAGCACTCTGGGCCTGTACACTCTGCCCTTCTTCATGATCTCCGAGCTTTTCCCGCAAAGGGTTAGGGGTCCAGCTTCGGGACTCACGGTGGCCGTGGGCATGTTCATCTCGTTCGTGGTCCTCAAAACCTATCCCAATGTCAAGGCAGATTGGGGATTGTCTACGTGCTTCAACTTCTTCGCGGTCATGTCTGTGCTGGCCCTGATCTTCATTTACTGGGCTCTACCTGAAACCCGTCGTCGCACGCTCCTGGAGATCGAGGAGCAGTTCCGCTCTGGACGGAGTCGCAAGCCTCAGAGCCCGGCTGATGTCGAAATGAAGGAGGTATTTGTCCCAAAGCCTGAGGAATAA